In Nitrososphaerota archaeon, one genomic interval encodes:
- a CDS encoding PaREP1 family protein, protein MSSSQFYLDSQFYREEKIESPNLAYLEEKRKEEEKGSTLKGTRLFTINSLKKEETEEGPSIIEFKLIDEIEDNLRKKLKNGIKLTENDRLNIEEMAEISGWSKDDIMNDLKKISKDYQEYLSLFKKYYNEAESLKDKDSRQSSEKLWGAITALMKAYAIKSGVIISQWSRSKLDKFVENNIPREWKKDFYNLLSKGDKLHKHFYEGHMTSEHFNMVFNECKELIKKF, encoded by the coding sequence ATGTCAAGTTCTCAATTTTATTTAGATTCTCAATTTTATAGAGAAGAAAAGATAGAATCACCGAATCTTGCTTATTTAGAAGAAAAAAGGAAAGAGGAAGAAAAGGGAAGCACTTTAAAAGGAACTAGATTATTTACAATTAACTCTTTAAAGAAAGAAGAGACAGAAGAAGGGCCTTCAATTATTGAATTTAAATTAATTGATGAAATTGAAGATAATTTACGTAAAAAGCTAAAAAATGGAATCAAGTTAACAGAAAATGATAGATTAAATATAGAGGAAATGGCTGAAATCTCGGGATGGAGTAAAGATGATATTATGAATGATTTAAAGAAAATTTCAAAAGATTATCAAGAATATTTATCTCTTTTCAAGAAATATTACAATGAAGCTGAAAGCCTTAAAGATAAGGACAGTAGGCAATCATCCGAAAAACTTTGGGGGGCAATTACAGCCTTAATGAAAGCTTATGCAATTAAATCTGGTGTTATTATTTCACAATGGAGTAGGAGTAAACTAGATAAGTTTGTAGAGAATAATATACCAAGAGAATGGAAAAAAGATTTCTATAACCTTTTAAGTAAAGGAGATAAGCTCCATAAACATTTCTATGAGGGACACATGACATCTGAGCATTTTAACATGGTTTTTAATGAATGTAAAGAACTAATAAAAAAATTTTGA